A single window of Myxococcota bacterium DNA harbors:
- a CDS encoding co-chaperone GroES produces MKIRPLQDRILVKRIDEEETTKGGIIIPDTAKEKPSEGKVVAV; encoded by the coding sequence ATGAAGATCCGTCCGTTGCAGGACCGGATTCTCGTCAAGCGGATCGACGAGGAAGAGACGACGAAGGGCGGGATCATCATTCCCGACACGGCGAAGGAGAAGCCCTCGGAGGGCAAGGTGGTGGCCGT
- a CDS encoding ammonium transporter has product MLDPKPTTRGLLAGITLLGLAQSASADEISAGDTAWMLTSTALVLMMTLPGLALFYGGLVRAKNILSVLMQCLISAGMAGVLWVVAGYSLAFGEGNAFIGDLSMLGLAGITPDSVSGSIPTYVFVMFQGMFAIITPALMLGAFAERMRFAPYLAFITIWLFVVYIPLAHMVWGGGYIGETIGALDFAGGLVVHMSSGFSALAGAIIIGPRRGYMKDMMPPHSLPLTVIGAALLWVGWFGFNAGSELAADGTAGLAFLTTNTAAATAVLAWVAIEWIHRGNATVLGAATAAVSGLVAITPACAFVTPVGAIWVGLGGAVICYVAVTILKPMLGYDDSLDVFGVHGIGGLWGALATALFIADFALPEGQTWGGQLWAQVQSIVLVAVYAPVASAIILYVLKAVFGGLRVGDEQESQGVDVVEHSETAYTS; this is encoded by the coding sequence GTGCTCGACCCCAAGCCCACGACCCGAGGCCTGCTCGCCGGCATCACCCTGCTCGGCCTGGCCCAATCCGCTTCGGCCGACGAGATCTCGGCCGGCGACACCGCCTGGATGCTGACCAGTACGGCGCTGGTCCTGATGATGACCCTCCCCGGCCTGGCGCTGTTCTACGGCGGCCTGGTCCGGGCCAAGAACATCCTCTCGGTGCTGATGCAGTGTCTGATCTCCGCCGGCATGGCGGGGGTGCTGTGGGTGGTGGCCGGCTACAGCCTCGCCTTCGGCGAGGGCAACGCGTTCATCGGTGATCTCAGCATGCTGGGCCTGGCGGGGATCACGCCGGACTCGGTGTCGGGCTCCATCCCCACCTACGTGTTCGTGATGTTCCAGGGCATGTTCGCGATCATCACGCCGGCGCTGATGCTCGGCGCGTTCGCCGAGCGCATGCGCTTCGCCCCCTACCTGGCCTTCATCACGATCTGGCTGTTCGTCGTGTACATCCCGCTGGCTCACATGGTCTGGGGCGGCGGCTACATCGGCGAGACGATCGGCGCCCTCGACTTCGCCGGCGGCCTGGTCGTCCACATGTCGAGCGGTTTCTCGGCGCTGGCGGGCGCGATCATCATCGGGCCGCGCCGCGGCTACATGAAGGACATGATGCCGCCCCACAGCCTGCCGCTCACCGTGATCGGCGCGGCGCTGCTGTGGGTGGGTTGGTTCGGATTCAACGCGGGCAGCGAGCTTGCCGCCGACGGCACCGCCGGCCTCGCGTTCCTGACCACGAACACGGCCGCGGCCACCGCTGTGCTCGCGTGGGTCGCCATCGAGTGGATCCACCGCGGCAACGCGACGGTACTCGGCGCGGCCACCGCGGCGGTCTCGGGCCTCGTGGCCATCACCCCGGCCTGCGCCTTCGTGACGCCGGTCGGTGCCATCTGGGTCGGTCTCGGCGGCGCGGTGATCTGCTACGTGGCCGTCACGATCCTGAAGCCGATGCTCGGCTACGACGACTCGCTCGACGTGTTCGGCGTGCACGGCATCGGCGGCCTATGGGGCGCACTCGCCACCGCGCTCTTCATCGCCGACTTCGCCCTGCCCGAGGGCCAGACCTGGGGCGGCCAGCTCTGGGCCCAGGTCCAGAGCATCGTCCTGGTCGCGGTCTACGCGCCCGTCGCCAGCGCCATCATCCTCTACGTGTTGAAGGCGGTCTTCGGCGGTCTGCGCGTCGGCGACGAGCAGGAGTCGCAGGGCGTGGACGTCGTCGAGCACAGCGAGACGGCCTACACCTCGTAA
- a CDS encoding VOC family protein, giving the protein MKYLHTMVRVTDLEDSLEFYCEKLGLEEIRRVDVEAGRFTLVFLAAPGDNEAQVELTHNWDPDPSPLAGGRNFGHLAYRVDDIYEVCQRLMDGGVTVNRPPRDGHMAFVRSPDGISIELLQNGPPLSPQEPWASMPNEGEW; this is encoded by the coding sequence GTGAAGTACCTGCACACGATGGTCCGGGTGACCGACCTCGAAGATTCCCTCGAGTTCTACTGCGAGAAGCTCGGCCTCGAGGAAATCCGCCGGGTCGATGTCGAAGCCGGCCGTTTCACCCTCGTCTTCCTCGCGGCGCCCGGCGACAACGAGGCCCAGGTCGAGCTGACCCACAACTGGGATCCGGATCCGTCGCCCCTCGCCGGCGGCCGCAACTTCGGCCACCTCGCCTACCGGGTCGACGACATCTACGAGGTCTGCCAGCGGTTGATGGACGGCGGCGTGACCGTGAACCGCCCCCCGCGCGATGGCCACATGGCCTTCGTGCGCTCGCCCGACGGCATCTCCATCGAGCTCCTCCAGAACGGGCCGCCGCTGTCCCCGCAGGAGCCCTGGGCCTCGATGCCCAACGAGGGAGAGTGGTAA